The region ACAGCGGCCTGCGCGAGCAGTTCCGCCCGCTCTGCCTCGGTCAGCAGGGGGATCTCAAGCAGGCAGCGCGCAGGATCGGCCAGCATTCCCTGGAGCACGGTTTCGAGATGTCCCAGCAGGCGTGTGATCGTCGCGGCGTCGAAGCGCTCGGCATCGTAGATCGCGCGCAGGTCGAGGCCATCGCGCGGCAGGATCACCAGATTGAGCGGGTAGTTGGTGCGCTCGAACGAGTGGGTGCTGCGAACCGACAGATTGCCGACCAGATCGTCCGGGGCGATCTCATGCGGGAAGTTCTCGAAGACCAGCAGGCTCTCGAACAGCGCGGTGCCGGGCACAAGCTCGCTCCAGCGCTGCACATCGGCCAGCGATACATAGTCGTAATGCCGCGCCTCCGATTGGCGGTCGAATAGCCGTTGCAGCCACGGGATCAGCCGCTCGCCCGGCGCGACGCACACGCGCACCGGCAGCGTGTTGATCAGCAGCCCGGCGATCGACTCGACCCCGGCGATGCTTGCCGGGCGGGTGGCCGCCGTTGCGCCGAACACCACCTCCTCCGCGCCGCTGTAGCGACTGAGGACGATCGCCCAGGCACCCTGAAGCAGCGTGTTCAGCGTCAGGCGATGGCTGCGCGCCAGCGCGTGCAGCGCGGCGGCGGTGGCCTGCGGCATATGCGACCATTGCTCGCCATGCCGTGGAGCCTCCGAACCCGCCGCCCGATCGACCGTGAGCGGCGTCGGCGTGTGAACACCTGCCAGCTCGCCGCGCCAGAACGCCTCGGCCTGCGTGGCATCCTGCTGCTGAAGCCAGGCCAGATACGCGCGGTACGGGACCGGTCGATCCAGCCTGGGCTGCTGGCCTCGCTGAAACACAGCATAGCAGCGCAAGACCTCGTTGAGGATCAGCATCACCGACCAGCCATCGAGCAGCAGGTGATGTCGGCTCCAGATGAAATGGTAGCTGTCGTCGGACAGCCGGATCAGCGTAAGCCGCATCAGCGGTGCCTGGGCCAGGTCAAAGCCGCGCTCCCGATCAGCCTGGGCAAACGCGGCCAGCCGCGCCTGCTGCTCAGCCCTGGGCACAGCGCGCCAGTCGAGCTGCTCGAACGGCAGGCGCACCTGCCGCAGCACCACCTGAACCGGCTCGTCCAGCCCCTCCCACACAAACGCGGTCCGCAGCACCGCATGGCGCGTCAGCACATGCTCCCAGGCACGCACGAAGGCCGCGGGCGCGAGATCGCCCTGCAAGCGAAAGCCCTCCTGCTGGAAATAGACCGCCGAGCGCGCATCCGACAGGCTGTGGAACAGGATGCCCCGCTGCATCGGAGTCAGCGGATACATATCTTCGATCTGGAGCGTATCTAGCATCGTCTCATCCTTGCGCCTTGCGTAGCTGCGCCAGAATCGCATCGAGCGCCTGTTGATTCAGGTTGACCATCGGAAAATCCGACGGCGTGTAGCCGCCCGCATCGGGAGCCTGGCAGTGCGCGATCACCTCATGGAGCGCCGCGCTAAAGCTCTGGGCCAGGCGCTCGATCGTCGCGCGCCGATGCAGATGCGGGCTGTATTTCCACGCCAGACGCAGCTCGCCGCCGACCACACCGCCCTGGATCTCGATCAGGTAGCGCGGGCTCCAGAGTCCGCCTGACGGATCGGCCTGGTCGGGCGTGAGCGCAAACGCGGACTCTGGAAGCACCTGGTCGAACTGGCCCAGGTAGTTGAAGCTGACCTCCGGCGCTGGCAGCGCGCGCAGCCGATCTGCTATGCTCTGGTCGCTGAGGTAGCGCAGCACGCCGTAGCCCATGCCGTGCTGCGGGATCTGCCGAAGCTGCTCTTTGACCGCCAGCAGCGCCGGAGCAGAACCGTGCGCCTCTCGAAGATCCAGCCGCACCGGAAAGATACTGGTCAGCCAGCCGACGGTGCGCGACAGATCGATGCCGTCGAAGAGCGCCTCGCGACCGTGGCCGCGAACGTCGAGCAGCAGCGACCGCTGGCCGGTCCACTGCGCGAATGCCTCCACCAGCGCCGTCAACAGCGCATCGTTGATCTCGGTGCGATACGCGGCAGGCACATCGTGCAGCAGCGCGCGCGTCGTCTCGGTGTCCAGGCTGACCACGACGGTCAGAGGATCATCGCCAGCGCTCGTCGCGCCGGAAACGTCCAGCGGCAGACGCGGGCTATCGGCAGAAGCCAGGCCGAGCCAGTAGGCAAGCTCCTGGCGCAGCGTGTCAGAATGAGCATAGTCGGCCAGCGTCTCCGCCCAGCGCTTGAGCGAGGTCGTCTTGCGCGGCGGCTCGATCGCCGCGCCGCTGCTCAACTGCTGACAGGCCGCCTGAAGATCTTCGGCCAGGATGCGCCGCGAGAAGCCGTCGACGGCCAGCGCGTGCGTCGCCAGCAGCAGCAGATTCGGTCGTTGCGCGCCCCGGTCGAGCAGCGCGACATGCAGCAGCACCCCCGACCCAAGCTCCATCCGCGCCGCCAGATCTGCCGCCGCCTGCTCGACGGTGCGATCTTGCTCAGGCTCCGGCAGCGCCGACAGATCGATGCTTGTAAAGGGGATCTGCGCGGGCGGCGCGGCGATCTCCTGCTGCCAGCCTTGATCGGTGTGGACGAATCGCAGCCGCAGCGCCTCATGGTGCTGTACCAGATGTCCTACAACCTGCTCAAGCAGCGCCGGAGCGATCGGCTGGCGCAGCGCAAGGCGGATGACCTGATTCCACACGCCGACATCAGGCCATTCATGCTCGAAGAACCAGCGCTGGATCGGCAGCAGCGGCAGCGGGCCGAGCACCGGCTCATGATCGGCATCGGTCGGCTGAGCAGGAGTGCCCGCATCGGCCACCGCTGCCAGCTCGGCGATCGTCTGGTGCTGGAAAAGCTGTCGAGGCGTGAGCCGCAGCCCGGCCTGGTTGGCTCGCGCGACGACCTGAATGCCGAGGATCGAGTCGCCGCCAAGCTCGAAGAAATTATTGTGGATGCCGATCCGCTCCAGCCGCAGGATCTCGGCCCAGATCCGGCTCAGCACGGCCTCTGTCGCCGTGCGCGGTGCCACATAGCTCTGCTCCGTGCTCGGACCAGTCTGGTCGGGCGCTGGCAGCCCCCGCCGATCGAGCTTGCCATTAGTCGTCAGCGGCAGCGACTCCAGCAGCACGAACGCGCTCGGTACCATGTAGTCGGGCAGCCGCTCGCTCAAGAATCGCCGCAGGTCGGCGGTCAACTGCTTCTGGCTGGTCCATGTCTCGCGGCGAGGCGCGTCGCTGGCCGCTGGCTGCTCCGCCGCGCGTCGAGCGTACAGATTGTAGAGCGGCGTGTCGGCCAGCGCGGTTTCTTGCTCCACCGCCACCTGATAGCCCTGGCGCTCAAGCAGCGATTGGACGTGTCCGACGCGGCCCGCGATGTCGTGGACTTCCAGCACGATCTGGCGAATCTTGGGCCAGTCCTGCGGCTCGATCCCGTCTAGCACATCCAGCTCGCTCTTCTGCGCGTCGATCTTCAGCAGATCGATCCGCTCCACGTTGTAGCGGCGGATCATCTCCGAGACGGTCGTCATCGGACAGGTGGAGCGCTCGCTGGTCAAGCGATCGGCGATCATCTCGTCGAGCAGCGTCTCGTCGAGCGGCGCGGCTCCATGTGCCTCGTGCTCCTGAGTGAGCACCAGCGACCGGATCACCTGGCGCTCTTCGTCGGCATCCACGTAGCGCCCCGACATGGTCGAGGCGTGGGCGTAGGAGGTGAAGACCGCCTCGCCGGGCGTGTCGGCCACGCCAGCCTGGATCGGGATGATCTTGAAATCGTAAAGCTGCGCGTTCGTGCGCAGCACCTCGAAGACCGCCGGGATCGGCTCGCAGGCATAGACCGTCGCGCCGGGACAGCGCTCGCCGACGAAGAGCGAGAATAGCCCGATATTCGCGCCGACATCGAAGACGCATGCTCCGTCGTGCAGCGTGATGCCATGCCGGAGGTAGCTCTGCTGCTGAAAGATCTCGTTGTACAGAAATTCAGTCTCGTGCTTATTGACATGCGCGACAACCAGGCCGTTCGGCAGCTCATAGCACGATCCCTGGTCGATCTGCCGCTCGCGCTCCATGCGTAGCACCTGGCGCACGGTAAACGCCGCCTGCCGGCCGGGCACCACGTAGGCCACGAGGCGCTGCTGGTCGGGCAGATCGGCGCGCACGATCGCCGCCGCGTCCTGCACGGCGGGATGCTGGCTCAGGATCGCCTCGATCTCGCCCAGCTCGACGCGAAAGCCGCGCAGCTTGACCTGCCCATCGATCCGCCCCAGGTACTCAAGCGAGCCGTCGGGCCGGTAGCGCGCCAGATCGCCGGTGCGGTAGAGCCGCGCTCCGGGCTGCTCCGAGAACGGATCGGGTGCGAACTTCTCGGCAGTAAGATCGGGCCGGCCAAGATAGCCGCGCGCCAGGCCGTCGCCGCCCAGGCAAAGCTCGCCCGGCAGACCCAACGGCACAAGCCGCTGGCGCGAGTCCAGCAGATACACCTGCGTATTGGCGATCGGACGGCCAATCGTGGGCGGCGGCGCGGCCCGGTCGATCCGGCTGATCGTCGCATCGACAGTGTCCTCGGTCGGGCCGTACAGGTTATAGAACCGGCGCTGCTCATCTGTCGCCAATGTCTGCCAGAGCGCTTCGTCGATCGCCTCGCCGCCGACCAGCACACGGCCCGGATACCGGCCCAATCGACTACTCCGCAGCAAGGGCTTCAGCAGCGACGGCGTGCAATCCAACACGTCGATCTGCTGCGCGCCAAGGTAGTCGGCTAGCGCGTCCAGATCCAGTCGTAGCGCGTCGGGGATGATCGCCAGGGTGTGGCCGCTCAGCAGTTGGAGCCACTGCTTGACCGATGTGTCGAAGACCAGCGGCCCGTTCATGCTCACCCGCAGCGGAGCGCCCGGCGAATCGGCGTAGATCGTCTGCTGGAGCCCGACCGCGAGATTCGCCAGCGATCGATGCCGCACCACAACGCCTTTCGGCGTGCCGGTCGAGCCTGAGGTGTAGATCACATAGGCCATGTTGTCTGGACTGGTCGCGGAGCTGAGATTATCCGAGCGATTGCCCGCGATCTGCGGCCACTCCGCATCGATCCGCACCACGGCGGGCAATGGCAGCGCGGCCAGGACCTCGGCCTGTAGCCGCTGCTGAGTGAGCAGCACGCTGGCCTGCGAGTCCTGAAGCATGAAGCTCAGGCGCTCTTGAGGATAGGCCGGATCGAGCGGCACATAGCAGCCGCCCGCCTTGAGAATCCCCAGCACCCCGACGATCATCTCGATCGAGCGCTCCACACACAGCCCGACTGGCGTCTCCGGCCCAACGCCCAGCCCGCGCAGATGGCGAGCAAGCTGGTTGGCGCGCGCGTTCAGCGCGGCGTAGGAGATCTGGTGATCTTCATAGACCACCGCAACCGCATCGGGCGTGCGCGCCGCCTGCGCCTCGAAGAGCTGGTGGATACAGCGATCCTGCTGGTACTCCGCGCGCGTGGCGTTGAGCGTGTCGCAGAGCAGCCGCCGCTCCTCAGGGCCAACCATCTGCGCTACAGTGATCGGCGCTTCAGGAGTGGTCGTCGCCGCGTCGAGCAGCGTATGAAAGCGCTCCGCCAGCCGCTCGATCTCCGCTGCGGCATAGATCGCGGGATCGTAGTGCAGCGCGACATCCAAGATCTGATCGCGAAGTGCGCAGGACAGCCGCAGCTTGAATCGATCGATGCAGGCACGCTGCTCGACGATCGAGCATGTCAGATCGGCGACACCAAACGCGGCGGGGTGGCGTGTCACGTCGAAGCCGAACGGGAAGCAGGGCTGCTCTACGGTCTTGCCGCCGATCAGATCCCAGGAAAAATACTCTTGTAGCTCGGCGACCTCCTGGGTTGATCGGTCGATCTGCCGCACCGTCGCCGCAAACGACGTATCCTCGGCCAGCCGCGCCGCAACCGGCGCATACCGGGAGAACACGCCAAGCGCGGTATCGAGGCCCTCGTAGGCCCGGCCCTCCTGCGCGGTGCCGACGACGATCGTGCTCTGGCCGGTGAGCCGTGCCAGTAACACCTGCCAGCAGGCCAGCAGGCCGCTCTCGACGGTGGTGTTGTAGCGCTCGGCGCACGCAGCGATCCGGGCTGTGATCTCCGGCGCGATCGTCAGCCTGTGGCGCTGCGGCGCGAACGCTCCCTGCGAAGCGCGCTTCTCGAACGGCAGCGTCAGCAGCGGCAGCGCGGAAAGATCCTGACGCCGCCAGTAGGCCCGTCCCGATTCCGTCTCGTCGGACTCAAGCAGCTCGTTGAACAGCTCGGCAACATCGGCGTACTGCGTTGGATCATCCTCTAGCGACTGACCACACTGCTCGGCAGCATAGGCCGCGCCGATCGCCTGGATCAGGTTCCCGATTGTGGTGGTATCAGCGCACAGCGCAGGCAGGCTCAGCAGCAGCGCATGCTTCGTCGGCGCAAGTGTTGCCAGGGCGCTACAAAGCACCGGGCCGTTTTGCAGATCGCTATGCTCCGCGCCAAGCTGATCGAGCAGCGCCGCGAGCCGCGACTCCTGCTCTGCGGGCGAGTGATCGGTCAGGTCGTAGGTGTGGTATACCGGCGCGGCGTGCTCGGCAATCACCTGAACCGGCAGCGCCGTGCTCGGCAGCAGGTGAAAGGTCGTGCGCAAAATCTCATGCCGATCGGCAACCTGCCGGATCGCCTCCGCCAGAGTCGCAGGCTGGAGCGGCCCTTCGATCACCACCATGCCCTGGGCACGGTAGGCCGCGCTGCCATCGGCCTGAAGCTGCCAGAGCCGCTTCTGCTGCGGCGAGAGACGAAAA is a window of Herpetosiphonaceae bacterium DNA encoding:
- a CDS encoding amino acid adenylation domain-containing protein; this encodes MHSVEGFRLSPQQKRLWQLQADGSAAYRAQGMVVIEGPLQPATLAEAIRQVADRHEILRTTFHLLPSTALPVQVIAEHAAPVYHTYDLTDHSPAEQESRLAALLDQLGAEHSDLQNGPVLCSALATLAPTKHALLLSLPALCADTTTIGNLIQAIGAAYAAEQCGQSLEDDPTQYADVAELFNELLESDETESGRAYWRRQDLSALPLLTLPFEKRASQGAFAPQRHRLTIAPEITARIAACAERYNTTVESGLLACWQVLLARLTGQSTIVVGTAQEGRAYEGLDTALGVFSRYAPVAARLAEDTSFAATVRQIDRSTQEVAELQEYFSWDLIGGKTVEQPCFPFGFDVTRHPAAFGVADLTCSIVEQRACIDRFKLRLSCALRDQILDVALHYDPAIYAAAEIERLAERFHTLLDAATTTPEAPITVAQMVGPEERRLLCDTLNATRAEYQQDRCIHQLFEAQAARTPDAVAVVYEDHQISYAALNARANQLARHLRGLGVGPETPVGLCVERSIEMIVGVLGILKAGGCYVPLDPAYPQERLSFMLQDSQASVLLTQQRLQAEVLAALPLPAVVRIDAEWPQIAGNRSDNLSSATSPDNMAYVIYTSGSTGTPKGVVVRHRSLANLAVGLQQTIYADSPGAPLRVSMNGPLVFDTSVKQWLQLLSGHTLAIIPDALRLDLDALADYLGAQQIDVLDCTPSLLKPLLRSSRLGRYPGRVLVGGEAIDEALWQTLATDEQRRFYNLYGPTEDTVDATISRIDRAAPPPTIGRPIANTQVYLLDSRQRLVPLGLPGELCLGGDGLARGYLGRPDLTAEKFAPDPFSEQPGARLYRTGDLARYRPDGSLEYLGRIDGQVKLRGFRVELGEIEAILSQHPAVQDAAAIVRADLPDQQRLVAYVVPGRQAAFTVRQVLRMERERQIDQGSCYELPNGLVVAHVNKHETEFLYNEIFQQQSYLRHGITLHDGACVFDVGANIGLFSLFVGERCPGATVYACEPIPAVFEVLRTNAQLYDFKIIPIQAGVADTPGEAVFTSYAHASTMSGRYVDADEERQVIRSLVLTQEHEAHGAAPLDETLLDEMIADRLTSERSTCPMTTVSEMIRRYNVERIDLLKIDAQKSELDVLDGIEPQDWPKIRQIVLEVHDIAGRVGHVQSLLERQGYQVAVEQETALADTPLYNLYARRAAEQPAASDAPRRETWTSQKQLTADLRRFLSERLPDYMVPSAFVLLESLPLTTNGKLDRRGLPAPDQTGPSTEQSYVAPRTATEAVLSRIWAEILRLERIGIHNNFFELGGDSILGIQVVARANQAGLRLTPRQLFQHQTIAELAAVADAGTPAQPTDADHEPVLGPLPLLPIQRWFFEHEWPDVGVWNQVIRLALRQPIAPALLEQVVGHLVQHHEALRLRFVHTDQGWQQEIAAPPAQIPFTSIDLSALPEPEQDRTVEQAAADLAARMELGSGVLLHVALLDRGAQRPNLLLLATHALAVDGFSRRILAEDLQAACQQLSSGAAIEPPRKTTSLKRWAETLADYAHSDTLRQELAYWLGLASADSPRLPLDVSGATSAGDDPLTVVVSLDTETTRALLHDVPAAYRTEINDALLTALVEAFAQWTGQRSLLLDVRGHGREALFDGIDLSRTVGWLTSIFPVRLDLREAHGSAPALLAVKEQLRQIPQHGMGYGVLRYLSDQSIADRLRALPAPEVSFNYLGQFDQVLPESAFALTPDQADPSGGLWSPRYLIEIQGGVVGGELRLAWKYSPHLHRRATIERLAQSFSAALHEVIAHCQAPDAGGYTPSDFPMVNLNQQALDAILAQLRKAQG